In Nocardioides daphniae, the DNA window CGTCGCGCAGGGCCAGGGTGGTGAGGCGCGACGCGATCGGTGCCCGGGCCGCGATGTCGGCCGCCACGGCCAACGCCTCGTCCAGGAAGCCCTCGCGCGGCAGCACCCGCGAGACCAGGCCGAGGCGCAGCGCCTCGTCGCCCTGCACGATCCGACCGGTCAGGAAGAGGTCGCGGGCGGCGGCGTGGCCGACCACCTCGGGCAGGAGGAAGGTGCCGGCCATGCCCGGGTGCAGGCCGAGCTGGGTGAAGGGGACGCCCATCTTGGCGCCTTCGACCGCGAGCAGCGCATGTCGCAGGCCAGCGCCAGGCACAGGCCGGCACCGATCGCCGGGCCGTTGACCGCGGCGATCGTCGGCACCTCGAGGCGTCGGATCGAGAGCCAGGCGCGGTAGAAGGGCAGCATCCGGTCGCGGAGCGCGTCGACGCTGGCGTCGGGCTCGCTGGCCAGCCAGTCCAGCTGGCCACCGGAGGTGAAGGCGCTGCCCTCACCGGTCACCACGACCGCCCGCACCGACCGGTCTCCGGCCAGCTGGTCGACCGCGCGCACCCACGAGGCGGTCATCTCGTCGGACATCGCGTTG includes these proteins:
- a CDS encoding enoyl-CoA hydratase/isomerase family protein; this translates as MAGTFLLPEVVGHAAARDLFLTGRIVQGDEALRLGLVSRVLPREGFLDEALAVAADIAARAPIASRLTTLALRDGGHASIERALQWEAMAQPITLATEDLQEGIRAAKEKRAPRFEGR
- a CDS encoding enoyl-CoA hydratase/isomerase family protein, giving the protein MTADTGELTHLRLERPSDGVVLLTLDNPDQRNAMSDEMTASWVRAVDQLAGDRSVRAVVVTGEGSAFTSGGQLDWLASEPDASVDALRDRMLPFYRAWLSIRRLEVPTIAAVNGPAIGAGLCLALACDMRCSRSKAPRWASPSPSSACTRAWPAPSSCPRWSATPPPATSS